From one Lotus japonicus ecotype B-129 chromosome 3, LjGifu_v1.2 genomic stretch:
- the LOC130748219 gene encoding protein WHAT'S THIS FACTOR 1 homolog, chloroplastic, whose translation MLRSQVSFLTAKNPRATVVGCIRHKSSGGRRPKKKTYHRVPELDRVMELRKKPLMILQLKTLIQSQPRNSPLFLRDLEKNVGFVRKWDFMALIERHPTIFRVAGAPPSVSLTDKARRVAQEEVRARELMEPVLVTNLRKLLMLCVDCRVPLETLELVGAELGLPSDFEECLIAKYPQFFAIRRVRGRDFLHLEDWDSSLAVTAREARLAQEGVLNTKPNQDQRKVKISRDGNYVGPFAFKVNFPAGFRPNVGYLQQLERWQKLEFPSPYLNARRFDVADPKSRKRAVAVIHELLSLTMEKRLTSSQLDAFHSECFLPSQLLLCLIKHQGIFYLTNKGVRSTVLLKDTYLGSNLIDKCPLLEFNNKFVALCGRRNTDLCDSNNSLQTKV comes from the exons ATGCTTCGCTCTCAAGTTTCGTTTCTCACCGCGAAGAACCCACGCGCCACCGTGGTGGGTTGCATCCGCCACAAATCAAGCGGCGGAAGAAGGCCGAAGAAAAAAACCTACCATCGTGTCCCGGAGCTAGACCGAGTAATGGAGCTTCGCAAGAAGCCATTGATGATCCTCCAACTCAAAACCCTAATCCAATCGCAACCCAGAAACTCCCCTCTCTTCCTCCGCGACCTCGAGAAGAACGTGGGGTTCGTCCGCAAATGGGACTTCATGGCACTCATCGAGAGGCACCCGACGATTTTCCGtgtcgccggagctccgccttCCGTTTCGCTCACCGACAAGGCTCGCCGGGTGGCGCAGGAAGAAGTACGGGCTAGGGAGTTGATGGAGCCGGTGTTGGTTACTAACCTGAGGAAGCTGCTCATGCTCTGTGTTGACTGCAGGGTTCCCCTTGAGACGCTGGAGCTTGTTGGGGCTGAGTTGGGTCTTCCCTCTGattttgaggagtgtttgattGCTAAGTACCCTCAGTTTTTCGCAATCAGGCGTGTTCGTGGAAGGGATTTTCTTCACTTGGAGGATTGGGATTCCTCTTTGGCTGTCACTGCTAGAGAAGCTAG GTTGGCACAAGAAGGAGTTTTGAACACAAAGCCTAATCAGGATCAGAGGAAAGTGAAGATTTCAAGAGATGGCAACTATGTTGGTCCATTTGCATTCAAAGTGAATTTTCCTGCTGGTTTTAGACCAAATGTTGGTTACCTTCAGCAGCTTGAGAGGTGGCAGAAGTTggagtttccttctccttatTTGAATGCGAGGAGGTTTGATGTTGCGGATCCAAAATCTCGGAAACGGGCCGTGGCAGTGATCCATGAGCTCCTCAGCTTGACCATGGAGAAGAGGCTGACATCTTCACAGTTAGATGCATTTCATTCGGAGTGTTTCTTACCTTCGCAGTTGCTGCTTTGCTTGATAAAGCATCAAGGGATATTTTACCTCACTAATAAAGGTGTACGGAGTACCGTCTTGCTCAAAGATACATACCTTGGTTCCAATTTGATAGATAAGTGTCCTTTGTTggaatttaataataaatttgtgGCACTTTGTGGTAGAAGAAATACTGATCTATGTGACAGCAACAATTCTTTACAAACCAAGGTGTAG
- the LOC130742661 gene encoding uncharacterized protein LOC130742661 — protein sequence MASCNESTLYIAENIAVEQLVILSLDLGAETYTLLSPPKGFDEVPCVEPSIGVLMDNLCFSHDLKRTHFVIWHMKEFGDVESWVQLLKISYQDLDWEPLDEYVFVTYQLFPLCLYNGDTLVLGSFRDDQAILYDKRANTVERTTLTTKSNNILLLSDYVESLVARIGGVFTISTPDNDIAIESIFNNTTLMSAMVQASIHGILVEINFFLCS from the exons ATGGCATCTTGTAATGAATCCACTCTGTATATCGCGGAGAATATTGCTGTTGAGCAACTTGTGATTCTTTCGCTTGATCTTGGGGCGGAGACGTACACCCTCTTGTCGCCGCCTAAGGGTTTTGATGAAGTGCCTTGTGTTGAGCCAAGTATTGGGGTTTTGATGGACAACCTATGTTTTTCTCATGACTTAAAGAGAACCCATTTTGTTATATGGCACATGAAGGAGTTTGGGGATGTAGAGTCTTGGGTTCAATTACTAAAAATTAGTTATCAGGATCTTGATTGGGAGCCCCTTGATGAATACGTCTTTGTTACGTATCAATTATTTCCACTATGCCTTTACAATGGTGATACACTCGTATTGGGCAGTTTTAGAGATGATCAAGCAATACTGTATGATAAGAGAGCTAATACAGTTGAGCGAACTACACTTACAACTAAAAGTAACAATATTCTTTTGCTCTCTGATTATGTTGAAAGTTTG GTAGCAAGAATTGGGGGAGTGTTTACTATTTCTACACCTGATAATGATATTGCTATAGAATCTATTTTTAACAACACAACCCTCATGTCAGCTATGGTGCAGGCTTCTATTCATGGTATCCTGGTGGAAATCAATTTCTTTCTCTGTTCATAG